The Terriglobales bacterium nucleotide sequence GGAATCGTCGCCGATCGTCACACCAGGACAGATGAGGGCGCCCCCACCGATCCAGACGTTCCGGCCGATTATGACCGGTGAGGCAGCTTCGAGTCCGCTTTCGCGGATGCCCGGATCCAGCGGGTGCCAGGCCGTATAAATATGGACGCCGGGTGCGATCTGGGCGTAGTCGCCGATCGAGATACGATTGCAGTCCAGGAAGACGCAGTTGTAGTTGACGAACGAATTACCGCCCATCGAGATATTCGAACCGTAATCACAGAAGAAGGGTGACCGGATTTGCGTCGCCTCCCCAATGTGGCCGAACAGTTTTTGTAGAAAAGTGAAGCGGGTTTCAACATCTTCGTTAGGGATGGCGTTGAACTCGCGCAACAGCCGCTGCGCGCGCGACAACTCCGCCACCAATTCCGCGTCGGTGGACCGATAGAGTTCACCCGCGAGCATCTTCTGTTTCTCGGGCTGCTTTTCGGACATCAGTGGTGAGAACCTCAACGAGGGAAGAAGGTTTCACCTGTACCAATTCCATGACCCGATGGTTAAACTTCAGCGACCGTCGTTGCGTTCCGCAGTGACACCGTTCTATACTGAAACTTCTCAGGAGGATCGTCTTCAGCTGTACCGGAGATCGAACTCGGGT carries:
- a CDS encoding sugar O-acetyltransferase, whose translation is MSEKQPEKQKMLAGELYRSTDAELVAELSRAQRLLREFNAIPNEDVETRFTFLQKLFGHIGEATQIRSPFFCDYGSNISMGGNSFVNYNCVFLDCNRISIGDYAQIAPGVHIYTAWHPLDPGIRESGLEAASPVIIGRNVWIGGGALICPGVTIGDDSVIGAGSVVTRDIAARSLAVGNPCRVVRSL